The Roseicyclus marinus genome has a segment encoding these proteins:
- the cysS gene encoding cysteine--tRNA ligase: MVEIRLRNSRSRSVETLRPLDPAQGVRMYLCGPTVYDRAHLGNARPSIMFDVLYRLLRHVSPGNGWAPPVYVRNFTDVDDKINARAAETGRSIGEITEETIGWYRDDMAALGCLPPDHEPRATGYIAEMIAMIEGLIADGHAYPAEGHVLFRVRSFAAYGALSGRSVDDMIAGARVEVAPFKEDPMDFVLWKPSSGDLPGWDSPWGRGRPGWHIECSAMSKALLGETFDIHGGGNDLLFPHHENEIAQSCCANHTEQMAQIWLHNEMLLVEGKKMSKSLGNFFTVRDLLDQGVPGEVIRFVFLSTHYSKPMDWTEKKREEAEKVLRKWRDIVSGVEAAAAPADGVLEAIADDLNTAGAIAVLHSLVQDPARLKASALLLGLLEDGMGDWSVARIDAADLVPHRQRFEEARALAKQTKDFTEVDALKSALTAAGVEVRMSKEGVELIPGPGFDPAKLEGL; this comes from the coding sequence ATGGTCGAGATCCGCCTGCGCAATTCCCGTAGCCGTTCGGTCGAGACGCTGCGCCCGCTCGATCCGGCCCAAGGCGTGCGGATGTATCTGTGCGGCCCCACGGTCTATGACCGCGCCCATCTGGGCAATGCGCGCCCCTCGATCATGTTCGATGTGCTCTACCGGCTCTTGCGCCATGTCTCGCCGGGGAACGGCTGGGCCCCGCCCGTCTACGTGCGCAATTTCACCGACGTGGATGACAAGATCAACGCCCGCGCCGCCGAAACGGGCCGCTCCATCGGCGAGATCACCGAGGAAACCATCGGCTGGTATCGCGACGACATGGCCGCGCTTGGCTGCCTTCCGCCCGATCACGAACCCCGCGCGACAGGCTACATCGCCGAGATGATCGCGATGATCGAAGGGCTGATCGCGGATGGCCATGCCTATCCGGCCGAGGGGCACGTGCTCTTCCGCGTGCGCTCCTTCGCGGCCTATGGCGCGCTCTCGGGCCGGTCGGTCGATGACATGATCGCGGGCGCGCGGGTCGAGGTCGCCCCCTTCAAGGAAGACCCGATGGATTTCGTCCTGTGGAAACCCTCCTCGGGCGATCTGCCGGGATGGGACAGCCCATGGGGCCGGGGCCGCCCCGGCTGGCACATCGAATGCTCGGCCATGTCCAAGGCTTTGCTTGGCGAAACCTTCGACATCCACGGCGGCGGCAACGATCTGCTGTTTCCCCACCACGAGAACGAGATCGCCCAAAGCTGCTGCGCCAATCATACCGAGCAGATGGCGCAGATCTGGCTCCACAACGAGATGCTGCTTGTCGAGGGCAAGAAGATGTCCAAGTCCCTGGGCAATTTCTTCACCGTGCGCGATCTGCTGGACCAAGGCGTGCCGGGCGAGGTGATCCGCTTTGTCTTCCTCTCGACGCATTATTCCAAGCCGATGGATTGGACGGAGAAGAAGCGGGAGGAGGCGGAAAAGGTGCTGCGCAAGTGGCGTGATATCGTCTCGGGGGTCGAGGCAGCGGCGGCCCCGGCGGATGGCGTGCTGGAGGCGATCGCCGATGATCTCAACACGGCGGGTGCTATTGCGGTCTTGCACAGCCTTGTGCAGGACCCGGCGCGTCTGAAAGCCTCCGCGCTGCTTCTTGGTCTGTTGGAAGACGGCATGGGCGATTGGTCGGTGGCAAGAATCGATGCCGCCGATCTTGTGCCCCACCGGCAAAGGTTCGAAGAGGCGCGCGCCTTGGCCAAGCAAACCAAGGACTTCACCGAAGTCGATGCCCTCAAATCCGCCCTCACCGCCGCAGGGGTCGAGGTGCGCATGTCCAAGGAGGGGGTCGAGCTGATCCCCGGACCCGGCTTCGACCCCGCCAAGCTGGAGGGCCTCTAG
- a CDS encoding carboxypeptidase M32, whose product MSALAELLAFQRETEALAQVMGRLGWDQETMMPRGAADQRGDEMAALESVLHARRTDPKLGDWLAKAQAETEAEHAQLRLISRSYDRTRKVPARLAAEIARVTSVAQGKWAEARKTEDLAGFLPVLGKVVALRQEEGAALADGGDAYDALLDGYEPDLTGDEIASLFKAMRPRIVALRERVMAAPPAPELTGHFPKAAQLALSAEIAQAFGYDLARGRIDEAVHPFSSGSFNDVRITTRVDETDPLGALYSTIHEVGHAGYEQNIDQSHGLTVLGQGVSMGVHESQSRIYENQLARSSAFCHWLYGRMVDRFGPLSVAGPDDFARAVNRVASGYIRTEADEVHYNLHIMLRFDLERALMRGDLALGDLEAAWNDRFLSDFGVAVDRPSHGMLQDVHWPVGLFGYFPTYSLGNVYAGCLHAALRADLPALDDDLSRGDLSGALLWLKTRVQTHGGLRPPRQTIEHAIGGPVGEGPLLDYLEAKFLSLYKV is encoded by the coding sequence ATGAGCGCACTTGCCGAGCTCTTGGCCTTCCAGCGCGAGACGGAGGCGCTGGCGCAGGTCATGGGGCGACTTGGCTGGGACCAGGAAACCATGATGCCGCGCGGGGCCGCTGATCAGCGCGGCGATGAAATGGCCGCCCTCGAAAGCGTGCTGCATGCCCGCCGCACCGACCCCAAGCTCGGCGATTGGCTGGCCAAGGCGCAAGCCGAAACCGAGGCCGAGCACGCACAATTGCGTTTGATTTCGCGCAGTTACGACCGCACGCGCAAGGTTCCGGCCCGCCTCGCCGCCGAGATCGCGCGCGTCACCTCCGTCGCTCAAGGCAAATGGGCCGAGGCGCGCAAGACCGAGGATCTGGCCGGTTTCCTGCCGGTTCTGGGTAAGGTCGTGGCGCTTAGGCAAGAGGAAGGGGCGGCGCTGGCCGATGGCGGCGATGCCTATGACGCGCTTCTCGACGGCTATGAACCCGACCTGACCGGCGACGAAATCGCGTCTCTTTTCAAGGCGATGCGCCCCCGTATCGTGGCCTTGCGCGAGAGGGTCATGGCAGCCCCGCCGGCGCCCGAACTGACCGGGCATTTCCCGAAAGCGGCGCAACTGGCCCTGTCGGCCGAGATCGCCCAGGCCTTTGGCTATGACCTTGCGCGCGGGCGGATCGACGAGGCGGTCCATCCCTTTTCATCCGGCTCCTTCAACGATGTGCGCATCACCACGCGGGTGGATGAAACCGATCCGCTCGGCGCGCTCTATTCCACGATCCACGAGGTAGGCCACGCGGGCTACGAGCAGAATATCGATCAATCCCATGGGCTTACGGTTCTGGGGCAGGGCGTGTCCATGGGCGTGCACGAAAGCCAGAGCCGGATCTACGAGAACCAGCTCGCGCGCTCGTCCGCCTTTTGTCATTGGCTTTACGGACGGATGGTGGACCGTTTCGGCCCGCTCTCCGTCGCGGGCCCCGACGATTTCGCCCGCGCCGTGAACCGGGTGGCATCGGGCTATATCCGGACCGAGGCGGACGAGGTGCATTACAATCTGCACATCATGCTGCGCTTCGATCTGGAACGCGCGCTGATGCGGGGCGATTTGGCCTTGGGCGACCTGGAGGCGGCTTGGAACGACCGTTTCCTGTCGGATTTCGGGGTTGCGGTGGACCGCCCCTCGCACGGGATGTTGCAAGATGTGCATTGGCCCGTGGGGCTGTTCGGATATTTCCCGACCTATAGCCTCGGCAATGTCTATGCGGGTTGCCTGCATGCGGCGCTGCGCGCCGATCTGCCCGCGCTCGACGATGACCTTTCGCGCGGCGATCTGTCTGGCGCGCTTCTTTGGCTGAAGACGCGCGTGCAGACACATGGCGGCCTGCGCCCGCCGCGCCAGACGATCGAGCATGCCATCGGCGGCCCCGTCGGCGAGGGGCCGCTTCTCGATTACCTCGAGGCGAAATTCCTCAGCCTTTACAAGGTTTAG
- a CDS encoding succinylglutamate desuccinylase/aspartoacylase domain-containing protein — protein sequence MTETRKGSATGLPNPFPVELTPPDITAYAKGNTGIPYVWTFDSGLPGPHVAITAIVHGNEPCGALTLDWLMKRDTRPLRGKLSLAFMNVAAHEAFDPDVPDASRWIDEDFNRLWSAETLDDPDRKLTEELRRAREVRPWLDTVDLLLDIHSMQNRNAPLTIAGLRPKGRELARDVGYPDLVINDHGHAEGMRMRDYGGFSDPASGKNAMLVECGQHWEAAAEGVAMETAIRFLRTTGVVAPDFAADWMASRPAPEPMQFFQVSRAVTIETDDFRFAENWTGLERLPQGTLIGYDGPTEVRAPHPVTVLIMPSRRLWRGKTAVRLAEPVAG from the coding sequence ATGACCGAAACGCGCAAGGGCTCGGCCACCGGCCTGCCCAATCCCTTTCCCGTCGAACTGACGCCCCCCGACATCACCGCCTATGCCAAGGGCAATACCGGCATCCCCTATGTCTGGACCTTCGACAGCGGCCTGCCCGGGCCCCATGTGGCGATCACTGCCATCGTCCATGGCAACGAACCCTGCGGTGCGCTGACGCTCGATTGGTTGATGAAACGCGACACGCGCCCCCTGCGCGGCAAGCTGTCCTTGGCCTTCATGAATGTCGCGGCGCACGAGGCTTTCGACCCGGATGTCCCCGATGCCTCGCGCTGGATCGACGAGGATTTCAACCGCCTCTGGTCCGCCGAAACCCTCGACGATCCCGACCGCAAGCTGACCGAGGAACTGCGCCGCGCGCGCGAGGTGCGGCCGTGGCTCGACACGGTCGATCTGCTGCTCGACATCCATTCCATGCAGAACCGCAACGCGCCGCTCACCATCGCGGGTCTGCGGCCCAAGGGCCGGGAATTGGCCCGCGACGTGGGCTACCCCGATCTTGTCATCAACGACCACGGCCATGCCGAAGGGATGCGGATGCGCGATTACGGCGGGTTCTCGGACCCGGCCTCGGGCAAGAACGCCATGCTGGTCGAATGCGGCCAGCATTGGGAAGCCGCCGCCGAAGGTGTCGCGATGGAAACCGCCATCCGCTTCCTGCGGACAACAGGCGTTGTCGCCCCCGATTTCGCCGCCGACTGGATGGCCAGCCGTCCCGCGCCCGAACCGATGCAATTCTTCCAGGTCTCGCGCGCGGTGACGATCGAAACCGATGATTTCCGTTTCGCCGAGAACTGGACCGGGCTGGAGCGCCTGCCCCAAGGCACGCTGATCGGCTATGATGGCCCGACCGAGGTGCGTGCGCCCCATCCGGTGACCGTGCTCATCATGCCCTCGCGCAGGCTTTGGCGCGGCAAGACCGCCGTGCGATTGGCCGAACCCGTCGCAGGCTGA
- the cimA gene encoding citramalate synthase, whose amino-acid sequence MPDRLYLYDTTLRDGQQTQGVQFSTPEKIRIAQALDALGLDHIEGGWPGANPTDSAFFDAAPETRATMTAFGMTKRAGRSAENDDVLAAVLNANTPAVCLVGKTHDFHVTEALGITLDENLDNIRASISHCVAQGREALFDAEHLFDGYKANPDYALACLRAARDAGARWIVLCDTNGGTLPDDIGRITAEVIAAGIPGDRLGIHTHNDTETAVAGALAAIMAGARQIQGTLNGLGERCGNANLTTLIPTLLLKEPYASRFETGITRDGLRGLTRISRMLDDILNRVPMRQAPYVGASAFAHKAGLHASAIVKNPATYEHIDPAMVGNARIIPMSNQAGQSNLRQRLSDMGLDVPRDHPALPAILEEIKAREDQGYSYDTAQASFELLARRALGDMPRFFEVKRYKVTVERRKNKYDRMVSLSEAVVVVKIGEDKMLSVSESMDEAGTDRGPVNALAKALAKDLGPYQRYIDDIRLVDFKVRITQGGTEAVTRVIIDSEDGTGRRWSTVGVSANIVDASFEALIDAVMWKLVRDGAPAT is encoded by the coding sequence ATGCCTGACCGCCTCTATCTCTACGACACCACCCTCCGCGACGGCCAACAAACCCAGGGCGTGCAATTCTCGACCCCTGAAAAGATCCGCATCGCGCAGGCCCTCGACGCGCTCGGCCTCGACCATATCGAAGGCGGCTGGCCCGGCGCGAACCCGACCGACAGCGCCTTTTTCGACGCCGCGCCCGAAACCCGCGCCACGATGACTGCCTTCGGCATGACCAAGCGCGCGGGCCGGTCCGCCGAAAACGACGATGTTCTGGCCGCCGTGCTGAATGCCAATACCCCCGCCGTCTGCCTTGTCGGCAAGACCCATGATTTCCACGTCACCGAGGCGCTCGGCATCACGCTCGACGAAAACCTCGACAACATCCGCGCCTCCATCTCGCATTGCGTGGCCCAGGGGCGCGAGGCGCTCTTCGACGCCGAGCACCTGTTCGACGGCTACAAGGCCAATCCCGATTACGCGCTCGCCTGCCTGCGGGCCGCGCGCGACGCGGGCGCGCGCTGGATCGTGCTCTGCGACACCAATGGCGGCACGCTGCCTGACGATATCGGCCGCATCACGGCCGAGGTGATCGCGGCGGGCATCCCCGGCGACCGGCTCGGCATCCACACCCATAACGACACCGAAACCGCCGTCGCGGGGGCCCTTGCCGCAATCATGGCGGGTGCGCGCCAGATCCAGGGCACGCTCAACGGTCTGGGCGAGCGCTGTGGCAATGCGAACCTGACCACGCTCATCCCCACGCTTCTTCTGAAAGAACCCTATGCCAGCCGCTTCGAGACGGGCATCACCCGCGACGGCTTGCGCGGGCTGACCCGGATCAGCCGGATGCTCGACGACATCCTGAACCGTGTGCCCATGCGGCAGGCTCCCTACGTCGGCGCCTCGGCCTTTGCGCACAAGGCGGGGCTGCATGCCTCGGCCATCGTCAAGAACCCCGCCACCTACGAACACATCGACCCCGCGATGGTGGGCAATGCGCGCATCATCCCGATGTCGAACCAGGCGGGGCAGTCGAACCTGCGCCAGCGGCTCTCCGACATGGGCCTCGACGTGCCGCGTGACCATCCGGCCCTTCCCGCCATCCTCGAAGAGATCAAGGCCCGCGAGGATCAGGGCTATTCCTACGACACCGCGCAGGCGAGCTTCGAACTGCTTGCCCGCCGGGCGCTTGGCGACATGCCCCGGTTCTTCGAGGTCAAGCGCTACAAGGTCACCGTCGAACGCCGCAAGAACAAGTATGACCGCATGGTCAGCCTCTCCGAAGCGGTGGTGGTGGTGAAGATCGGCGAGGACAAGATGCTCTCGGTCTCCGAATCCATGGACGAGGCGGGCACCGATCGCGGCCCCGTCAACGCGCTGGCCAAGGCCTTGGCCAAGGATCTCGGCCCCTATCAGCGCTATATCGACGACATCCGCCTTGTCGATTTCAAGGTCCGCATCACCCAAGGCGGGACCGAGGCCGTGACCCGCGTCATCATCGACAGCGAGGATGGCACCGGGCGGCGCTGGTCGACCGTGGGCGTCTCGGCCAATATCGTCGATGCGAGCTTCGAGGCGCTGATCGATGCCGTGATGTGGAAACTGGTCCGTGACGGGGCACCCGCGACATGA
- a CDS encoding M20 family metallopeptidase: MQNTSAIPGLVARHQDDLTGLADRVWGMPETLYGEFRSSAEHAAMLRAKGFRVTEGVAGIPTAVTGEAGTGGPLIAILGEYDALPGLSQVAGIDRPEELEAGGPGHGCGHNLLGSAAMLAACAVKDWLEATGTPGRVRYYGCPAEEGGAAKTFMVRDGAFDDVDAAVTWHPGGMTRVDDPLSLANTRMDFHFSGRAAHAAAQPHLGRSALDAVELMSVGVNYLREHMVQDARIHYAYLDAGGKAPNVVQARASVRYSIRALDLHEMLALVERVKKVAQGAALMTETSVEFQMFAAVSNHFENLTMDKVMQQALDELGGVPFDDLDRAYAAKIRATLSPSDIAAEWSVVNQAPSDAVLCDWVVPMRPNGKVLIGSTDVGDVTWKVPTTEVLVATAAIGTPLHSWQMTAQGKSGAAHKGMIHAAKAMGRVAEILISDPARLAEAKEEHAQRLALTPYTCPMPSDHKPPLVPRPDAA; the protein is encoded by the coding sequence ATGCAAAATACCTCCGCCATCCCGGGCCTTGTCGCGCGCCACCAGGACGATCTGACGGGCCTTGCCGACCGCGTCTGGGGCATGCCCGAGACGCTTTACGGGGAATTCCGGTCCTCGGCCGAACATGCCGCGATGCTGCGCGCCAAGGGGTTTCGCGTGACCGAAGGGGTGGCGGGCATCCCCACCGCCGTCACGGGCGAGGCAGGCACGGGCGGGCCGCTGATCGCGATCCTGGGCGAATACGATGCGCTGCCCGGCTTGAGCCAGGTCGCAGGGATCGACCGCCCCGAGGAGCTGGAGGCCGGCGGGCCGGGCCATGGCTGCGGCCACAATCTCCTGGGGTCGGCCGCCATGCTGGCCGCCTGCGCGGTCAAGGATTGGCTGGAGGCCACCGGCACCCCCGGCCGCGTGCGCTACTACGGCTGCCCGGCGGAGGAAGGGGGGGCTGCCAAGACCTTCATGGTGCGCGACGGGGCCTTCGACGATGTGGATGCCGCCGTCACATGGCATCCGGGCGGCATGACGCGGGTCGATGACCCCCTGTCGCTCGCCAATACACGGATGGATTTCCATTTTTCGGGCCGTGCCGCCCATGCCGCAGCGCAACCGCATCTGGGGCGGTCCGCGCTCGACGCGGTCGAACTCATGTCGGTCGGCGTCAACTACCTGCGCGAGCACATGGTGCAGGATGCGCGCATCCATTACGCCTATCTCGACGCAGGCGGAAAGGCCCCGAATGTCGTGCAGGCGCGCGCCAGCGTGCGCTATTCCATCCGCGCGCTCGATCTGCACGAGATGCTGGCGCTGGTCGAACGGGTGAAAAAGGTGGCCCAAGGAGCCGCGCTGATGACCGAAACTTCCGTTGAATTCCAGATGTTCGCCGCCGTCTCGAACCATTTCGAGAACCTGACGATGGACAAGGTCATGCAGCAGGCGCTCGATGAGCTGGGCGGCGTGCCCTTCGATGACCTCGACCGCGCCTATGCCGCGAAGATCCGCGCGACGCTGTCCCCCTCCGACATTGCCGCCGAATGGTCGGTGGTGAACCAGGCGCCGTCGGATGCCGTGCTGTGCGATTGGGTCGTGCCGATGCGCCCGAACGGCAAGGTGCTGATCGGTTCGACCGATGTGGGCGATGTGACGTGGAAAGTGCCGACGACCGAGGTTCTGGTCGCCACCGCGGCCATCGGCACGCCGCTCCACAGCTGGCAGATGACGGCGCAGGGCAAATCGGGCGCGGCGCACAAGGGGATGATCCATGCCGCCAAGGCGATGGGACGGGTCGCCGAAATCCTGATCAGCGATCCGGCGCGGCTGGCCGAGGCCAAGGAAGAACATGCCCAAAGACTGGCGCTGACGCCCTATACCTGCCCCATGCCGTCCGACCACAAGCCGCCGCTCGTGCCCCGGCCGGATGCCGCCTAA
- a CDS encoding MFS transporter gives MTDRSAPIAPTPAPHDDARARRNVAVLVMAQAILGSQMPLIFTVGGLAGLMIAPAPALATIPISLIVFGSMTTAPWLSALMQRYGRRAGFLAGSLGGAIGAATAGYGLWIDSFALFLFGSYLTGIYMSAQGFYRFAAADTASPAFRPKAISYVMAGGLMSALIGPQLVKLTVDATVVPFVGAYMAVVVLNLGGSILFAFLDVPKPAPPAPGAATGRTRMELLRDPRIAVAVICGMVSYALMNLLMTSTPLAVVGCGFTTGNAADIVSAHVIAMFAPSFFTGHLIARFGAMRIVAIGLVLLALAGGVALSGVELTQFFVALVLLGVGWNFGFIGATAMLTQAHTPEERGRVQGLNDFLVFGCVTFASLSSGLMMSFGDDVQQGWTAVNLAMLPFLILAGAALIWLALRPKDALAA, from the coding sequence ATGACGGATAGATCAGCGCCCATCGCCCCGACCCCTGCCCCGCATGACGATGCCCGTGCCCGGCGCAATGTCGCGGTGCTGGTCATGGCGCAGGCCATTCTGGGCAGCCAGATGCCGCTGATCTTTACCGTGGGCGGGCTTGCCGGGCTGATGATCGCGCCCGCGCCTGCGCTGGCCACGATCCCGATATCGCTGATCGTGTTCGGCTCGATGACCACGGCGCCATGGCTGTCGGCGCTGATGCAGCGGTACGGGCGGCGCGCAGGGTTTCTGGCCGGATCGCTTGGGGGCGCCATCGGGGCCGCGACGGCGGGCTATGGGCTGTGGATCGACAGTTTCGCGCTGTTTCTTTTCGGCTCCTACCTGACCGGAATCTACATGTCGGCGCAGGGCTTTTACCGCTTTGCCGCTGCCGATACGGCAAGCCCCGCGTTCCGGCCCAAGGCGATTTCCTATGTGATGGCCGGTGGCCTGATGTCGGCCTTGATCGGGCCGCAGCTGGTCAAGCTGACGGTGGATGCGACGGTGGTGCCCTTTGTCGGGGCCTATATGGCGGTCGTGGTGCTGAACCTTGGCGGTTCGATCCTGTTTGCCTTTCTCGATGTCCCGAAACCCGCGCCGCCCGCGCCGGGGGCTGCGACGGGGCGGACGCGGATGGAATTGCTGCGCGATCCCAGGATCGCGGTCGCGGTCATCTGCGGGATGGTGTCCTACGCGCTGATGAACCTCTTGATGACCTCGACCCCCTTGGCGGTCGTGGGCTGCGGCTTCACCACCGGCAATGCCGCCGACATCGTGTCGGCCCATGTGATCGCGATGTTCGCGCCCTCGTTCTTCACCGGGCACCTGATCGCGCGCTTTGGCGCGATGCGGATCGTGGCCATAGGCCTTGTGCTGCTGGCGCTGGCGGGTGGTGTCGCCTTGAGCGGGGTGGAGCTGACGCAATTCTTCGTCGCGCTCGTTTTGTTGGGCGTGGGCTGGAATTTCGGCTTCATCGGGGCCACCGCGATGCTGACGCAGGCCCATACGCCCGAGGAACGGGGCCGCGTTCAGGGGTTGAACGATTTCCTCGTCTTTGGCTGCGTCACCTTTGCCTCGCTGTCGTCGGGATTGATGATGAGCTTTGGCGATGACGTGCAGCAGGGCTGGACGGCAGTGAACCTTGCCATGCTGCCCTTCCTGATCCTGGCAGGTGCGGCGCTGATCTGGCTGGCGCTGCGCCCCAAGGATGCGCTGGCGGCCTGA
- a CDS encoding squalene/phytoene synthase family protein has protein sequence MSLQACAELVARGDPDRFRAAMASPLAARQILFPLYAFNIEVSRAPWVTDEPLIAEMRLQFWRDVVEEIAAGKTTRAHEVAQPLAAAIPADLIGPLDALVAARRWDIHKDPFEDRAAFDAYIADTSAPLVTVAARALGAGAGAEPILQDAAWAYGLAAFLRAIPALEAAGRVPLVEGTPDALRALAQEGLARLARARAGRAMVARHALPALYAGWRAEPTLKAALADPRLVASGQLPGAGLRDSLRLARLAATGRW, from the coding sequence ATGAGCCTTCAGGCCTGCGCAGAGCTTGTCGCGCGCGGCGATCCCGACCGCTTCCGCGCGGCCATGGCTTCCCCCTTGGCCGCGCGGCAGATCCTGTTCCCGCTCTACGCCTTCAACATCGAGGTGAGCCGCGCCCCTTGGGTCACCGACGAGCCGCTCATCGCCGAAATGCGCCTGCAATTCTGGCGCGACGTGGTGGAGGAAATCGCCGCCGGCAAAACGACCCGCGCGCATGAGGTGGCCCAACCCTTGGCCGCGGCCATCCCCGCCGATCTGATCGGCCCGCTCGATGCGCTGGTCGCCGCCCGCCGCTGGGACATCCACAAGGACCCGTTCGAGGACCGCGCGGCCTTCGACGCCTATATCGCCGACACATCCGCGCCCCTTGTGACCGTCGCCGCCCGCGCGCTCGGCGCGGGGGCAGGGGCCGAACCGATCCTGCAAGACGCCGCGTGGGCCTATGGCCTTGCCGCTTTCCTGCGCGCCATCCCCGCGCTCGAGGCCGCAGGCCGCGTGCCGTTGGTCGAGGGCACGCCCGATGCCCTGCGCGCCCTTGCCCAAGAGGGTCTTGCGCGCCTTGCCCGGGCCCGCGCCGGACGGGCCATGGTGGCACGCCACGCCCTGCCTGCGCTCTATGCCGGATGGCGGGCCGAACCCACGCTCAAGGCCGCGCTCGCCGATCCGCGCCTCGTCGCATCCGGGCAATTGCCGGGGGCGGGTCTGCGCGACAGCCTGCGCCTTGCGCGGCTTGCCGCGACCGGGCGCTGGTAG
- the ctaA gene encoding heme A synthase, producing the protein MAKSRSIFEEVTETQKPAATPGGVTRDHAKARRRVRIWLIMLFSLVVTMIAVGGLTRLTDSGLSITEWAPLSGAIPPLSAEEWQAEFDAYRQIPEYQLQNRGMSMAEFKVIYWWEWGHRQLGRVIGLVWALGFFGLLLTRNIPPGWTGRLFLLGVLGGTQGAIGWWMVHSGLQEGMLDVASYRLATHLGLAFLILGLIAWYLMKLGREEALLMQARRDGDRKLKGMATGLLHLSFVQILIGALVAGIDAGRNYIDWPLMAGGFLPPNFWVSELGFRNLFENDGTVQFIHRMVGYVILLLAIGAWFAARRNARVATRRAFDWVLVAIFGQIVLGIVTVMHSSPWYIAIWHQLGAVAVLTLVLRARFLSIYPLPQSVKALKS; encoded by the coding sequence ATGGCCAAGTCGCGCAGCATCTTCGAGGAGGTCACCGAGACGCAGAAACCCGCCGCCACACCCGGCGGCGTGACGCGCGACCACGCCAAGGCCCGCCGCCGCGTGCGGATCTGGCTGATCATGCTCTTCTCGCTCGTCGTGACCATGATCGCCGTGGGCGGGCTGACGCGTCTGACCGATTCCGGCCTGTCGATCACGGAATGGGCCCCGCTTTCGGGCGCAATCCCGCCCCTGTCGGCGGAGGAATGGCAGGCCGAATTCGACGCCTACCGCCAGATCCCCGAATACCAGTTGCAGAACCGCGGCATGAGCATGGCCGAATTCAAGGTGATCTACTGGTGGGAATGGGGTCACCGCCAGCTTGGCCGGGTCATCGGCCTTGTCTGGGCACTTGGCTTTTTCGGCCTCTTGCTCACCCGCAACATCCCGCCCGGCTGGACCGGTCGTCTGTTCCTTCTGGGCGTGCTCGGTGGCACCCAAGGGGCCATCGGCTGGTGGATGGTCCATTCCGGCCTGCAAGAAGGGATGCTCGATGTCGCCTCCTACAGGCTGGCCACGCATCTGGGCCTTGCCTTCCTCATCCTCGGGCTCATCGCCTGGTACCTGATGAAACTCGGCCGCGAAGAGGCGCTCCTGATGCAGGCCCGCCGCGATGGCGACCGCAAGCTCAAGGGGATGGCGACGGGTCTCTTGCATCTCTCCTTCGTCCAGATCCTGATCGGCGCGCTGGTGGCGGGCATCGATGCGGGGCGCAATTACATCGACTGGCCGCTGATGGCCGGGGGCTTTCTGCCGCCGAATTTCTGGGTCTCGGAACTTGGTTTCCGAAACCTTTTCGAGAATGACGGCACGGTACAATTCATTCACAGAATGGTCGGTTATGTTATCCTTTTGTTAGCAATCGGCGCGTGGTTTGCCGCCCGCCGCAATGCGCGCGTGGCGACCCGCCGGGCCTTCGACTGGGTGCTCGTCGCGATCTTCGGCCAGATCGTTCTGGGCATCGTCACGGTCATGCATTCCTCGCCCTGGTATATCGCGATCTGGCACCAGCTGGGCGCGGTCGCGGTCCTGACGCTTGTTCTGCGGGCGCGCTTCCTGTCGATCTATCCGCTGCCGCAATCGGTCAAGGCGTTGAAATCATGA
- a CDS encoding class I SAM-dependent methyltransferase yields MSDRPDDAFFTLHADLPREGPGETADVAWAAETAGLRPDARILDAASGPGGDIGALLRAAPTGHVTAIDLHAPFIEAARARWGADPRVTLMTGDMTEPSGPFDFIWCAGAVYFLGIEAALTAWAPRLAPGGVIAFSEPCLFTDTPTDGAIAFWEGYARLTDAAGIAAQATAAGYETLATRAIGDIGWESYFRPMEARIAKLRPGADAALAAVLDQAEAEVALWRAHRAETGYLLSLVRPA; encoded by the coding sequence ATGAGCGATCGGCCGGATGACGCCTTTTTCACCCTCCATGCCGACCTGCCGCGCGAGGGGCCGGGGGAAACCGCCGATGTGGCCTGGGCCGCCGAGACGGCGGGCCTGCGCCCCGATGCGCGCATCCTCGATGCGGCCTCCGGTCCCGGCGGCGATATCGGGGCGCTGTTGCGCGCGGCCCCCACGGGCCATGTGACCGCCATCGACCTCCACGCTCCGTTCATCGAGGCGGCGCGCGCCCGCTGGGGGGCGGACCCGCGCGTCACGCTGATGACAGGCGACATGACCGAACCAAGCGGCCCCTTCGATTTCATCTGGTGCGCGGGCGCGGTCTATTTCCTCGGGATCGAGGCCGCCCTCACGGCATGGGCCCCGCGCCTTGCCCCCGGCGGCGTCATCGCCTTTTCCGAACCCTGTCTCTTCACCGATACCCCCACCGACGGCGCCATCGCCTTTTGGGAGGGCTACGCGCGTCTCACCGATGCGGCCGGCATCGCGGCACAGGCCACGGCGGCGGGGTATGAAACGCTCGCCACGCGGGCCATCGGCGATATCGGCTGGGAAAGCTATTTCCGCCCGATGGAGGCGCGCATCGCCAAATTGCGCCCCGGCGCGGATGCGGCGCTTGCCGCCGTTCTGGATCAGGCCGAGGCGGAAGTCGCGCTCTGGCGCGCCCATCGCGCCGAAACCGGCTATCTCCTGTCGCTGGTGCGCCCGGCATGA